One Eurosta solidaginis isolate ZX-2024a chromosome 5, ASM4086904v1, whole genome shotgun sequence DNA segment encodes these proteins:
- the LOC137252165 gene encoding uncharacterized protein, whose amino-acid sequence MLHMDYPNQVIYAPLNQMVTDSDEESEEEIHNSTKHPQHQIYHQQHLQQPQQVKQNGSVSIGKKEPPKSLAFRQHKTNFNTVHFTKSNTTANVGNHSINIQRPVPQPTSYTTNMQNTFRSVMMSDIGSNGQGSTFSSFNSDYDERNQTDADNVAILGRGNSKDINTHEPMSSARQCCFISSLLLCVFAIFGFVWLVPCNETCPAPVDQIRTHNWFNNYTKIELKGGVHIVSGLRSWENNLIFLYRGDAFFPDGNNAKRNGIISLIGNAGAVAWYDEMVDEPVAIDCTLIDVDHNGRSDCLVLDEFGELRAIDPLTGQWHWHYKERSPHRVDALDFPVILPDLDGDGVLEILVVTSMPFEMRTRNLVYKGELRARNHRVDERNFLRILSGRNGKPMGDGFKVQDCDILHKLQLENSQKITFNCWRNNTEAQRSKTLADLYALITNKSIATGQKLLPASEISQHRHYGQRKETEAQRNIYSLSGRELVVENRGKCPEDCNVTFVLRETRKNKTIVLRNFTNPAMYGMVPAQWHFKNMKREMSGFVMKFWKWTNHKEAVHAPATKQLKKENTNTNGGSNINNSRDSAIFNSNKKAKTHYAKESTTKTAKQNHITTNTTKRQSSVDNSEKTDKKYDLIYDFPATTTANNVFDHFIHKRHTYTLPLVIQNVTRPRRSSNTNLFLSNYKMQMITESVILVIFVGADTRIENTSQSNIVQFCRNDHGEVICQPDLNNQENSMLIADFDMDGSQELVSYSSTFTHKGNDDPDDWKLVTYVRLLRLQAELPILYEENQKD is encoded by the exons ATGCTTCATATGGATTATCCAAATCAAGTTATTTATGCACCCTTAAATCAAATGGTTACTGATTCCGATGAAGAATCTGAGGAGGAAATTCATAATAGCACAAAACATCCACAACATCAAATATACCATCAACAACatctacaacaaccacaacaggtGAAACAAAACGGAAGTGTTAGTATTGGGAAAAAAGAGCCACCCAAGAGTCTTGCGTTTCGCcaacataaaaccaattttaacACAGTGCATTTTACAAAGAGTAATACAACCGCAAATGtgg GAAACCACTCAATAAACATCCAAAGACCAGTGCCACAACCCACCAGTTACACCACAAATATGCAAAATACCTTTAGATCTGTAATGATGTCCGACATAGGTTCAAATGGTCAGGGAAGCACTTTTTCCAGCTTCAATAGCGACTACGATGAACGTAATCAGACTGATGCCGATAATGTCGCTATTTTAGGACGAGGCAACTCAAAGGATATCAACACACATGAGCCGATGTCATCAGCTCGCCAATGTTGTTTCATATCATCATTGCTATTGTGTGTATTTGCTATATTTGGATTTGTATGGTTGGTGCCCTGCAATGAAACTTGCCCAGCACCTGTGGATCAAATACGTACACACAATTGGTTTAATAACTATACTAAAATCGAACTCAAAGGAGGCGTGCATATTGTTAGTGGGCTACGTAGTTGggagaataatttaatatttttatatcgTGGCGATGCATTCTTTCCCGATGGCAATAATGCCAAACGTAATGGGATTATATCGCTAATTGGAAATGCTGGCGCTGTTGCATGGTATGATGAAATGGTAGATGAGCCTGTAGCCATTGATTGTACGCTAATTGATGTGGATCATAATGGACGCTCGGATTGTTTGGTACTCGATGAGTTTGGTGAATTGCGTGCAATCGATCCATTAACCGGACAATGGCATTGGCATTATAAAGAACGCTCACCACATAGGGTGGATGCGCTAGATTTCCCAGTGATATTACCAGATTTAGATGGTGATGGAGTTTTAGAGATTCTCGTGGTCACAAGTATGCCATTTGAAATGCGTACACGCAATTTGGTTTATAAAGGAGAGTTGCGTGCACGTAATCATCGTGTGGATGAAAGGAATTTCTTGCGCATACTGTCTGGACGTAATGGCAAGCCAATGGGTGATGGTTTCAAGGTGCAAGATTGTGATATTTTGCATAAGTTGCAATTGgaaaattcacaaaaaataacATTTAATTGTTGGCGCAATAATACAGAAGCGCAGCGGTCGAAAACTTTGGCTGATTTGTATGCGCTTATAACAAATAAATCTATAGCCACAGGACAAAAGTTATTACCAGCATCGGAAATATCTCAGCATCGTCATTATGGACAACGCAAGGAAACGGAAGCACAGCGCAATATTTATTCGCTAAGCGGGCGTGAACTGGTTGTAGAGAATCGTGGCAAATGTCCTGAAGATTGCAATGTGACATTTGTGCTACGCGAAACacgcaaaaacaaaacaattgtGCTGAGAAATTTTACAAACCCTGCAATGTACGGTATGGTGCCGGCACAATGgcattttaaaaatatgaaacGTGAAATGTCCGGATTTGTAATGAAATTTTGGAAATGGACTAATCACAAGGAGGCCGTACATGCTCCCGCAACCAAACAACTCAAGAAAGAAAACACCAACACAAACGGCGGCAGTAATATCAATAATTCACGCGATTCTGCAatatttaattcaaataaaaagGCCAAAACTCATTATGCTAAAGAAAGTACAACAAAAACCGCCAAACAAAATCATATTACAACAAATACAACGAAACGGCAAAGTAGTGTGGATAACAGTGAGAAAACAGATAAGAAATATGATCTTATATATGATTTCCCCGCAACCACAACAGCAAACAACGTGTTCGATCATTTTATACATAAGAGGCATACTTACACATTACCGTTAGTTATACAAAACGTGACACGCCCACGTCGTAGCAGTAACACTAATTTATTTCTTAGTAACTATAAAATGCAAATGATAACAGAAAGCGTAATTTTAGTGATTTTCGTAGGCGCTGATACGCGCATTGAAAATACATCACAGAGCAATATTGTACAATTTTGTCGTAATGATCATGGTGAAGTTATATGCCAACCAGATTTAAACAATCAAGAGAATTCAATGTTGATTGCTGATTTCGATATGGACGGCTCACAGGAATTGGTATCATATTCGTCAACATTCACACATAAGGGTAATGATGATCCAGATGATTGGAAGCTGGTGACATACGTGCGATTGTTGCGTTTGCAAGCGGAGTTGCCAATTTTGTATGAAGAGAACCAAAAGGATTAA